The Bacteroidota bacterium genome includes the window TTCAGGTTGTTGTAGGTGACAGGCGGAATTACGAATGGTTCGCCGTCGAGCAGGTTTACAGTACTTATCATTGGTTTTTTCTCACCAAGCATAACATTGAACTGATTCACCTTCTGAGCGATCTCTTCTTCTGTGTAATACTTGTCGGAATTGCTGGCAATTATTATCTTCGAAGGGTGTTCCTGAACATTGAAGTTCGTGATGAAATCCAGAAAGTCAGGGAGCATCAAAGTACCGTTTGTTACATTCATTCCCATCATTGGCGGATTGACCAGCGATTTCAGACTGAGGTCATCATCATATCCGTAAATTCCCGAGACAACATACAGTCCGCTTAACACCTTTTTCGAGAGGACGGCAATTTTGTCCATCGAATTTTTCAACTCAACTTTCACACTACCATCGTTGTGATTCAACACATGAGTGGTCTTCCTCTCCAGCGAGAAGGGGAATCCCATCCCGAGATTACCGTTTTCATTTCTGAACCATGTATTGAACTTCGTAATGGTTGTATCCACTCTCAAATTGGTGAAATAGTTCTTGAGAAGGGAATCCTGCATCACGGTCGATTTTGATGTGTAGGAAAGGAATCTGCCACCACGACTGAGCATCAAATTGAGCGTATCTTTGTATCTCGCAATCGTATCCTGATGTTTGAATCTTCCCACAGGCAGGTATGCCATTACCAGGTCGCTGGATGTGATCTGGTCAATACCAGTTCCAAATTCGTTAACAGCCTTGTAATTTGCCAGAGTGCTGATACCGTGGAAATCCATCGTCCATCTTGCGTCATTGTCCAGCCAGAGAATTTTCCGTTTCTTCACCTGTTGAGCCGCAATTCCGGGTCCGCTGTTCAAATAGTTTGTGAACATGTTTTGAAGATTCCACCCGGCTATAACGGAATAGGGGGTCCATCCGTCGGTTATCTCGACAATGTTGTTCCCTCCTGCCATAAAGATCCTTGCCGAATCTCCATCCCTGATACTGCCTGTTATCAGTTTCCGCAAATTTGTCGCCTGAGTCGATAGATTTTTGCTGAAATCACCACTCACATCAAAAGCGTACATCAGCCTCTGCGGCGTTCGGGAAGTATCCACATTAAATATGGTACCCAGCGAAAGACCCAGTTCAAAATAATTCTCGCCGGGTTTCTTTTTCTCCGAACTGAAATATGTCCCGAAATTGAACGGGAAATCATAAGTCATTTTGAGCGACTGGTAACTCGCCACATTCCCCAGGTAGGTATAGAAATAGCTGAACCCCATCGTATCCGCCTTCGGGACAAAAGTCGACCCCGGCGCTTCATATATCGATGGCAAAGGAGTATCCGCATGTGTCCTCCTGAACAGTATATGCAAAGGAAGATTAACCAGGGAATTAGCTCTCAAAAGACCGTAAGGAAGTTCGGCTATGTTTTTGTTTTGAGCGTATTGAAGTGGTACGAGATATGAGATTTTAACTTTTCGGGTTGTACCCGACCTTAGAGGAAAGATGTGGAGCTCATACTGCTCTCCAATCTTTGTCAGATAACCCGGATCAGGGTTCGTCGGAATGTGGATAATGCTGTCGTAAAGTTTCCTGGCTCTCCAGGTATCAATGTGCAGCGCTTGCATCACATTGTTACCCATCCACATCCAGAGATCTTTCATTATCGCACCTTGTGGCAATTCGAACCGGTGAACAATCTCAACATTGTTGTTACCGAACAGTCCGTTGTCTGTATAGTAAATGTATAACGATTGCTCTGTGAATGCACCCCTTGGCTCCACCACCAAAGTTACATCCTTCATGTACGCAGCGCGTTCCGGTACCCAGGGTTGCAATGGTATTCTGGCGATCAAAGTATTTATCGCCGACATCTCCGTCACAAATAAGCATACGATTAAAAGCATGTATAGCCGTTTCATTGGCATGCCTCCTTCCGATCACTCTCCCGCCAAATTATGGTCCCGTGATCTTTAGTTTTTTTCGGCGTCACCAGCAAGGCTGATTATTTCCCACCACCGAAATTTGATTATTTGTTGATGAAATTAAACATAATTTAATTGAACCACAATAGCCGGTTATTCATTTATATTTCCCTTATTCGCTCCCCTTCTCGTAAAAAATTAGTAAGTTTGTATTATTCTTTTTTAGACACTTTTATTGAAGTCTAACTGACATTTCAGTTACTCTTTTTACATTAACCGAACGAAAATAACGACACACGGAGATATTTACATGGAGAGACAAATCACCGTTTTCCTTCCTTACAGCGGAGGAGAACATACAAAAACCACAATCACAAATCTGCAATCAACAGGGACGGTCGACAAAATATTTTTGCTGGCAACTCAGGACGGTC containing:
- a CDS encoding T9SS type A sorting domain-containing protein, with the protein product MKRLYMLLIVCLFVTEMSAINTLIARIPLQPWVPERAAYMKDVTLVVEPRGAFTEQSLYIYYTDNGLFGNNNVEIVHRFELPQGAIMKDLWMWMGNNVMQALHIDTWRARKLYDSIIHIPTNPDPGYLTKIGEQYELHIFPLRSGTTRKVKISYLVPLQYAQNKNIAELPYGLLRANSLVNLPLHILFRRTHADTPLPSIYEAPGSTFVPKADTMGFSYFYTYLGNVASYQSLKMTYDFPFNFGTYFSSEKKKPGENYFELGLSLGTIFNVDTSRTPQRLMYAFDVSGDFSKNLSTQATNLRKLITGSIRDGDSARIFMAGGNNIVEITDGWTPYSVIAGWNLQNMFTNYLNSGPGIAAQQVKKRKILWLDNDARWTMDFHGISTLANYKAVNEFGTGIDQITSSDLVMAYLPVGRFKHQDTIARYKDTLNLMLSRGGRFLSYTSKSTVMQDSLLKNYFTNLRVDTTITKFNTWFRNENGNLGMGFPFSLERKTTHVLNHNDGSVKVELKNSMDKIAVLSKKVLSGLYVVSGIYGYDDDLSLKSLVNPPMMGMNVTNGTLMLPDFLDFITNFNVQEHPSKIIIASNSDKYYTEEEIAQKVNQFNVMLGEKKPMISTVNLLDGEPFVIPPVTYNNLKTYYGSGLLLSRIAEKRGGLHFEKAIYDWDFISSGLATSMPALDTLVINASAQSGGLISEFREIRKNLKNYWAPLFFIGKYQNTNTVTIDVKAKFSGNDTLFTKQYPFTVQFDTISSRTIMPSILTNEKINEMLVNAAYDTALIVDMAFSDRVLCDYTAFLVLEPNDTVHYLINPWDESKLTGIQSEEEVVDSLMLDIWPNPFNSMSLIKLSLPELSSVTLSIYDITGQLVRDIAINEEVKGAKRYNWNGKDNFNTTLASGVYLVHARIKNLGSGKTEFLSKKVIYLR